Part of the Candidatus Omnitrophota bacterium genome is shown below.
GCGGAGTCTTCTCAATAGCGACGGCCGGAAGCAGGTTCACATTTTGCGGATTCCGGTCAGCTGCGCGCAAAGCCAAACCCAAAGTAACAGACATATGACTGGCCAAACCCTCGGGATCTTCAACAGCACCCGAAGTGTCCAGAGTCTGAACAGGTCTCCCAAGTTCCTCTTCCAGTGCAGACAACCATGCGGTTACTTTGGAATCTCCGACCAGAATCACCTTGTCCACGGGCTCTTCCGGCAGATACTTCTTGTAATAATCAAAGGAAAGCTCGATTTCTCCGGCGAGTTTCTCAACCGTAACCTCGACGTCTTTTGCGCCCGAAGTCCCCGCCGACAATTTTTCCTGGGCACTGGAGTCCTTCAACTGCGTGCCAAAGGCGGAAAATCCGGCAAGTCCCCCTGCGATAGCCCCGCTGTCAAGTTCCTCCGAAGCAGCAAAAGAGACATCACGGGTTAAGCGTAACGCACCATCCTTAAAGAAACAGATATGGGCATCTTCGCGCATCATGTACACGAGGGCCACGCTATTTTCGACTTCGGTCAAGACCCCGGCTTTATTACAAAGACGCAGCAGGGCAAAAGAAATCGGCTCCACAATGATCGGATTAAGGCCTGCCTCCTGCAGGATGCGCCGGTGCCGTTCCAGCACCTCGCCCTTAACCGCAAGAAACATAACTTCCATATTGGGAGATCGTTGGCGGGGATTGATTACCAGATATTCGGTATTGATTTCTTCCAGACGGAAAGGAATGTACTTCTTCGCCTCAAAAGTGATGGCAGTATCCCATTCCTTCCTGGGGATACGCGGCATGGAAAAACAGCGCACCAACACATCCTCGGGTGGTACGGATGTGATCACGTCCTGAGACTTGAGACTGGCCTGCTCTACGACTTGGCGAACCGCATCGATGTAGGGAGCATCATCCCGCAGGGAGTTTTCCTCCTCCGGATCCACCCCCACAACAAACGCTTGCGCTGTGCACTCCACCTTGGGCAAGCCCAAGAGGTTCCTCTTGACTTGGACCAGCTCGACAGCCCTGTCCCCAATATAGATGCCCGTTGTTGGCGTGGGCATGCAGGGTGCGCCCTCCCTTTTTGAATCTTAGCTATTAAAACCCAGGTATTCCCCCAGAACATCCTGGCACAAAGATTCTATCTCCACTCGGTTGTGCCCTGCAAAACTCCGTAATTGTAACATAGGAATAGGTTTCTGTAAATGCTTTTCTAAGACTCACCGGCGTGCGAAAGACTTACCGGAGCGAGTTTGAATTTTTTAGGATTGAAAAGAAGTAGGAACGGAAGGCCCTATGGCAAGTTATATGAAACAGTTGCACTAACCCGCCGGCTCAAAGGCAAGGTGGGTTGCACACCCGGAGGACTGACGGTCACATTGGCGGTG
Proteins encoded:
- the pilM gene encoding pilus assembly protein PilM; the protein is MPTPTTGIYIGDRAVELVQVKRNLLGLPKVECTAQAFVVGVDPEEENSLRDDAPYIDAVRQVVEQASLKSQDVITSVPPEDVLVRCFSMPRIPRKEWDTAITFEAKKYIPFRLEEINTEYLVINPRQRSPNMEVMFLAVKGEVLERHRRILQEAGLNPIIVEPISFALLRLCNKAGVLTEVENSVALVYMMREDAHICFFKDGALRLTRDVSFAASEELDSGAIAGGLAGFSAFGTQLKDSSAQEKLSAGTSGAKDVEVTVEKLAGEIELSFDYYKKYLPEEPVDKVILVGDSKVTAWLSALEEELGRPVQTLDTSGAVEDPEGLASHMSVTLGLALRAADRNPQNVNLLPAVAIEKTPRVSLSAKVEVDQRAILREFQRFVPAGILALIAVFVLTQRDVSKAQTDLEAVRSMRPKVDIAGPSPGIGKIRALEGEYMRRRKVLENLFENRLYWTDKLSYLGQVCPEGVWITNVSFLEDVNPDQTVFNRHMIVRGQVFLGNAQMEMDAVNQLITALGEHPVLLKGLGKPSLVSVQRNIVMNFDTTMFELRCGIGDRNEL